Proteins encoded together in one Myxococcales bacterium window:
- a CDS encoding protein kinase → MSAAEETKAGFSSGNIAIPLPRVFGRLLLLRLLARGGMGDVYLAATTGIEGAERPCVVKTVRRDHIHDGSFLARFLDEARVQAQLNHPGVAQVLEAASDEHGEPYTVVEYVEGRSLADVRQRAIQLGARVEWPEAVAMAIELGQALAHVHERSGADGTPLGIVHRDLSPQNVMVGFSGELKLIDFGTARGQNRRCHTVAGVVFAKPGYVAPEVARQEVGDGRIDVYAMGVMLWELCAGKRLLTGDPQKHLEDVAQGRFTVPELAKSRGIPKELDVVLQKLMANDPEARYSGAGAAAKDLIKVLQLAPSKEGGERGLRSRIASLMKTLWPSEPARSRAEFAKLLKEARHLRAEAVTPSSSKVAELAQREVSDDPAVLSGTPYRLGKKIGEGASGQVFEAEHVELGRRLAVKVLAPTHSSAASSVDRFRKEARVVANLTHPNLVHLHDFGKSLDGRVFLAMELLDGQTLDAYANLGDDSGDGEKRGLGYREAVSLVSQVTHALEVAHDAGLVHRDIKPQNLFVTKDGAVKLLDFGVAMCVSDVAGDDTIRARGFAIFGTPEYMAPEQVAGEPVDGRCDIYALGCVLYQLLTGSAPFEGPSAVAIMGRQLRDTPELPSQIAKDRVIPAALEAVVMRALSKAREDRFEDAKAFREAMTQAIARTDRRRGVGKVIFGLAGLASLAVLLAGGVAYVKDTKQKKGSYAAVIPTISVDSLPLVSGGEPPAPPPTPVSVDDLPKVAVAPATPSPAKVPEKGEPTASAGAEGEKAEGERGKPVSTTETTSAELTPRAPATGVPAEEAPKGAGEDEKLAAKEREEQGTPTKAEPAPKHEGGSLLRRATARESRSDALAELEQKRREADASPQDPQALKAWAKAAYQARDSKEARRAGRAWAAHDGSPEPRIFLATVLESSGRRTEAKNVLDEYLAKHPDSAEVKRMRARLGGERKPTRR, encoded by the coding sequence ATGAGCGCGGCAGAAGAGACGAAGGCGGGGTTTTCCTCGGGCAACATCGCGATCCCGCTTCCGCGGGTGTTCGGGCGTCTCCTGCTCCTGCGCCTCCTGGCCCGGGGCGGCATGGGCGACGTCTACCTCGCCGCCACGACGGGGATCGAAGGCGCCGAGCGCCCGTGTGTGGTGAAAACGGTGCGCCGTGACCACATCCACGACGGCTCTTTCCTCGCGCGCTTCCTCGACGAGGCCCGCGTGCAGGCGCAGCTCAATCACCCGGGCGTGGCCCAGGTGCTCGAGGCCGCGAGCGACGAGCACGGCGAGCCCTACACCGTCGTCGAGTACGTCGAGGGGCGCTCGCTCGCCGACGTGCGGCAGCGCGCGATCCAGCTCGGCGCGCGCGTCGAGTGGCCCGAGGCCGTCGCGATGGCCATCGAGCTCGGACAGGCCCTCGCCCACGTGCACGAGCGCTCCGGCGCCGACGGCACGCCCCTCGGTATCGTTCACCGCGATCTCTCCCCGCAGAACGTGATGGTCGGCTTCTCGGGTGAGCTCAAGCTGATCGACTTCGGCACGGCGCGCGGGCAAAACCGCCGCTGCCATACGGTGGCGGGCGTCGTGTTCGCGAAGCCCGGCTACGTGGCCCCCGAAGTGGCGCGGCAAGAGGTCGGCGACGGACGCATCGACGTGTACGCCATGGGCGTCATGCTCTGGGAGCTCTGCGCGGGCAAGCGCCTGCTCACCGGCGACCCGCAAAAGCACCTCGAGGACGTGGCCCAGGGCCGCTTCACCGTGCCCGAGCTCGCCAAGTCGCGCGGCATCCCGAAGGAGCTCGACGTGGTGCTCCAGAAGCTCATGGCGAACGACCCCGAGGCGCGCTACTCGGGCGCGGGCGCCGCCGCGAAGGACCTCATCAAGGTGCTCCAGCTCGCCCCGTCGAAAGAGGGCGGAGAGCGCGGCCTCCGGAGCCGCATCGCCTCGCTCATGAAGACCCTCTGGCCGAGTGAGCCCGCGCGCTCGCGCGCCGAGTTCGCGAAGCTTTTGAAGGAGGCACGCCACCTCCGCGCCGAGGCCGTGACCCCGTCGTCGAGCAAGGTCGCCGAGCTCGCTCAACGCGAGGTCTCCGACGATCCCGCGGTGCTCTCGGGCACGCCGTACCGCCTCGGGAAGAAGATCGGCGAGGGCGCGAGCGGTCAAGTGTTCGAGGCCGAGCACGTGGAGCTCGGTCGCAGGCTCGCCGTCAAGGTGCTCGCGCCCACCCACTCGTCGGCAGCCAGCTCCGTCGACCGTTTCCGCAAGGAGGCGCGCGTCGTCGCGAACCTCACCCACCCGAACCTCGTCCACCTGCACGACTTCGGAAAGTCCCTCGACGGCCGCGTGTTCCTCGCGATGGAGCTGCTCGACGGCCAGACCCTCGACGCGTACGCGAACCTCGGGGACGACTCGGGCGACGGCGAAAAGCGCGGCCTCGGGTACCGCGAGGCCGTGTCGCTCGTCTCGCAGGTGACCCACGCGCTCGAGGTCGCCCACGACGCCGGGCTCGTGCACCGCGACATCAAGCCGCAGAACCTCTTCGTCACCAAAGACGGTGCGGTAAAGCTCCTCGATTTCGGCGTGGCCATGTGCGTGAGCGACGTGGCCGGCGACGACACCATCCGCGCCCGTGGGTTCGCCATCTTCGGCACGCCCGAGTACATGGCTCCGGAACAGGTCGCAGGCGAGCCGGTGGACGGCCGCTGCGACATCTACGCCCTCGGGTGCGTGCTCTACCAGCTCCTCACGGGCTCGGCGCCGTTCGAGGGCCCTTCTGCAGTGGCCATCATGGGGCGGCAGCTTCGTGATACTCCCGAGCTGCCGTCGCAGATCGCGAAGGACCGCGTGATCCCCGCGGCGCTCGAGGCCGTCGTCATGCGCGCCCTGTCGAAGGCACGCGAGGACAGGTTCGAGGACGCGAAGGCGTTCCGTGAGGCCATGACCCAGGCCATCGCGCGGACCGATCGCCGACGCGGCGTGGGCAAGGTCATCTTCGGCCTCGCGGGGCTCGCGTCGCTCGCCGTGCTCCTCGCGGGCGGCGTGGCCTACGTGAAAGACACGAAGCAGAAGAAGGGCTCGTACGCCGCGGTCATCCCCACGATCAGCGTCGATTCGCTCCCGCTCGTCTCCGGTGGCGAGCCCCCCGCGCCTCCGCCGACGCCGGTCTCCGTGGACGACCTCCCGAAGGTCGCCGTGGCCCCCGCGACGCCTTCGCCCGCGAAGGTGCCCGAGAAGGGCGAGCCGACCGCGAGCGCAGGGGCCGAGGGTGAGAAGGCCGAGGGCGAGCGAGGAAAGCCTGTCTCGACCACCGAGACGACGAGCGCCGAGCTCACGCCGAGGGCCCCCGCGACCGGCGTCCCCGCCGAAGAGGCGCCGAAGGGTGCCGGCGAGGACGAGAAGCTCGCGGCGAAGGAGCGCGAGGAGCAAGGCACGCCCACGAAGGCCGAGCCCGCCCCGAAGCACGAAGGTGGCTCGCTCCTCCGACGCGCCACGGCCCGCGAGTCGCGCTCCGACGCGCTCGCCGAGCTCGAGCAGAAGCGCCGCGAGGCCGACGCGAGCCCCCAGGATCCCCAGGCGCTCAAGGCTTGGGCCAAGGCCGCGTACCAAGCGCGTGACTCGAAAGAGGCTCGCCGCGCTGGCCGCGCCTGGGCCGCACACGACGGTTCGCCCGAGCCCCGCATCTTCCTCGCGACCGTGCTCGAGTCCTCGGGGCGGCGCACCGAAGCGAAGAACGTGCTCGACGAGTACCTCGCCAAACACCCCGACTCGGCCGAGGTGAAGCGCATGCGCGCCCGCCTCGGTGGCGAGCGTAAGCCCACGCGACGCTGA
- a CDS encoding MATE family efflux transporter: protein MDEQKPVDLRLIEGPTYRTILKLAMPTVIAMLSQSAVNEIDVVFFARLPGCDASTAQAALLPSLILVWLFGGSLSAISVGTQALTARRYAEKKPHEAGAVLANAAFFCLVGGLVMSVLGAFTIGPLLSLMKLGPEVHSVALAYSRWRLLGIISMAMTVGVKAFFDGIGKTHVHLVAALVMNVFNVLFCWMFIFGNLGAPKMGAPGAGFSAFVSTWIGLLIVLAFTLPERKTYVPLRLSNLSGRLTLDLLKLSLPAAAATVVMMVGFGAFSRVAGRLDEIAATSSVAVESAAMAACGKAEAINGAATTNIVAILKLTFTACIAFGTATATLVSQSLGARRPEDAERFGWGSVRLGLAIFGVIALCEGVLFTPQIVGFITHSEPVRAAAMMPMRMMALVTPLIAVALILSEALFGAGNTVFVAIAQLCLIFLVLVPLAFVLGIYAGVGLVGMWSAAVLYAIGACTVMTLKFRGGTWKKILL from the coding sequence ATGGATGAGCAAAAACCCGTCGATTTGCGTCTGATCGAAGGCCCGACGTACCGGACCATCCTGAAGCTCGCGATGCCCACCGTGATCGCGATGCTCTCGCAGAGCGCGGTCAACGAGATCGACGTCGTGTTCTTCGCGCGCCTCCCTGGGTGCGATGCCTCCACGGCGCAGGCGGCGCTCTTGCCCTCGCTCATCCTGGTGTGGCTCTTCGGCGGCTCGCTCTCGGCGATCAGCGTAGGAACGCAGGCCCTCACGGCGCGCAGGTACGCCGAGAAGAAGCCCCACGAGGCGGGCGCGGTGCTCGCGAACGCGGCGTTCTTCTGCCTCGTCGGCGGGCTCGTCATGTCGGTGCTCGGGGCCTTCACGATAGGTCCGCTGCTCTCGCTCATGAAGCTCGGGCCCGAGGTGCACTCGGTGGCCCTCGCCTACTCGCGCTGGCGCCTGCTCGGCATCATCAGCATGGCGATGACCGTCGGGGTGAAGGCCTTCTTCGACGGCATCGGCAAGACCCACGTGCACCTCGTGGCGGCGCTCGTGATGAACGTGTTCAACGTTCTTTTCTGCTGGATGTTCATCTTCGGGAACCTCGGCGCCCCCAAGATGGGCGCGCCGGGCGCGGGTTTCTCGGCCTTCGTGTCGACGTGGATCGGGCTCCTCATCGTGCTCGCGTTCACCCTGCCCGAGCGCAAGACCTACGTCCCCCTGCGCCTCTCGAACCTCTCGGGCAGGCTCACCCTCGATCTCCTGAAGCTGTCGTTGCCGGCGGCCGCGGCCACCGTGGTGATGATGGTCGGGTTCGGCGCGTTCTCGCGCGTCGCGGGCCGGCTCGACGAGATCGCGGCCACGTCGAGCGTGGCCGTCGAGAGCGCGGCCATGGCCGCGTGTGGCAAGGCCGAGGCCATCAACGGCGCCGCCACGACGAACATCGTCGCCATCTTGAAGCTCACGTTCACGGCGTGCATCGCCTTCGGCACGGCCACGGCCACCCTCGTGAGCCAGTCGCTCGGCGCGCGAAGGCCCGAGGACGCCGAGCGCTTCGGGTGGGGCAGTGTGCGCCTCGGGCTCGCCATCTTCGGCGTGATCGCGCTTTGCGAGGGGGTGCTGTTCACCCCGCAGATCGTCGGGTTCATCACCCACTCGGAGCCCGTGCGCGCCGCCGCCATGATGCCCATGCGCATGATGGCGCTCGTGACGCCGCTCATCGCCGTGGCGCTCATCTTGAGCGAGGCGCTCTTCGGCGCGGGCAACACCGTGTTCGTCGCCATCGCGCAGCTCTGCCTCATCTTCCTCGTGCTCGTGCCGCTCGCCTTCGTGCTCGGCATCTACGCGGGCGTGGGCCTCGTGGGCATGTGGTCGGCCGCGGTGCTCTACGCCATCGGCGCGTGTACGGTGATGACGCTGAAGTTCCGCGGCGGCACCTGGAAGAAGATCCTGCTCTGA
- a CDS encoding transglycosylase SLT domain-containing protein translates to MRLRRVARGMGMLVAGALLLGACGRSGSEPPRPPPPATDADADARLPDASSPRASGPALRPWIDDPRLVEAKAALRARDVRRAALLVDELAAKAGLPQPEMCLFSYVSGRLFAQSGEPSRALVAFTRASVDGCVVSAYARLGAARAALLTQSPGEAEKLLASVTGTAADDEARVLRADALALLGRRAEAVPLWRAVLEGAPRGPHWVECAGRLASALADGEAGAPPTEASAKEAYRLATRVLLEVPSRADTYGAKASRARAAQVAKLPSELTREERLVEAKALVDAGDPSRALARAQALAAEPGLDPKLGCGASLVRAQAIAKTSKSAPSADAWGDAIGKCDADPELVTALYSGAKSSASAKRPQEALFRFAEVERRFPAHRLADDAALRAAAVLEDQGDRAQAIDKLAQVADLYPEGDMRGEALFRAALLAQKNGDTARASTLLTRIDALFPDDRHWASAGRATFFRARLAERAGDTKGAHTLDGDVIARAPLSFYMARSYARLAEADPAAAKASLDALVARDARSEVPAPSPEVLGSAPWKRAQALLEAQDVDGAKRELVLAGALAEGASSELVWASGALFVGARAWDVGHSFSRGRVKDHLARLPEGGFRTLWETAYPRAFDDEVARATAAHGVMPALVFGIMREESSFMPEVRSPANAYGLMQLIPPTAKWVSDGVAVSEADLKKPEVSVDLGTKLLGKLLGTHKHPALAIAAYNAGSGAVHRWVAANGADELEPFVEGIPYEETRNYVKRVLASTVTYAYLYDRAHLDELLRLPSKVTR, encoded by the coding sequence GTGAGGCTCCGTCGGGTCGCGCGAGGCATGGGGATGCTCGTCGCAGGAGCGCTCCTCCTCGGGGCTTGCGGGCGCTCAGGCTCCGAGCCTCCGCGCCCTCCGCCTCCCGCGACCGACGCCGACGCCGACGCCCGCCTCCCGGACGCCTCGTCGCCGCGGGCATCCGGCCCGGCCCTTCGGCCATGGATCGACGACCCGCGGCTCGTCGAGGCCAAGGCCGCGCTCCGTGCCCGCGACGTACGGAGGGCCGCGCTCCTCGTCGACGAGCTCGCGGCCAAGGCGGGGCTGCCACAGCCGGAAATGTGTCTCTTTTCGTATGTTTCCGGTCGCCTCTTCGCTCAGTCCGGGGAGCCCTCGCGAGCCCTCGTGGCGTTCACCCGTGCGTCGGTCGATGGGTGTGTCGTCAGCGCGTACGCGCGCCTCGGTGCTGCTCGCGCCGCGCTCCTCACGCAATCCCCGGGCGAGGCCGAGAAGCTCCTCGCGTCCGTCACGGGGACCGCCGCCGACGACGAGGCTCGCGTCCTCCGCGCCGACGCGCTCGCGCTCCTCGGGCGCCGCGCCGAGGCCGTGCCCCTCTGGAGAGCCGTCCTCGAAGGCGCGCCCCGTGGACCCCATTGGGTCGAGTGCGCCGGCAGGCTCGCGTCCGCGCTGGCTGATGGAGAGGCGGGCGCGCCGCCCACGGAGGCTTCGGCCAAAGAAGCCTACCGGCTCGCCACCCGTGTGCTGCTCGAGGTTCCGTCGCGCGCCGACACCTACGGCGCCAAAGCGTCGCGGGCGCGCGCCGCGCAGGTCGCGAAGCTCCCGTCCGAGCTCACCCGTGAGGAGCGTCTCGTGGAGGCCAAGGCGCTCGTCGACGCGGGAGATCCGTCGCGCGCGCTCGCTCGTGCCCAGGCGCTCGCGGCCGAGCCCGGGCTCGACCCGAAGCTTGGGTGCGGCGCTTCTCTCGTCCGCGCGCAAGCCATCGCGAAGACCTCCAAGAGCGCGCCCTCGGCCGACGCGTGGGGCGACGCGATCGGCAAATGCGACGCCGATCCGGAGCTCGTCACGGCGCTCTACTCCGGGGCGAAATCGAGCGCGTCGGCCAAGCGCCCCCAAGAGGCCCTCTTCCGTTTCGCCGAGGTCGAGCGACGCTTCCCCGCCCATCGCCTCGCCGACGACGCCGCGCTTCGAGCGGCGGCCGTGCTCGAAGATCAGGGCGACCGTGCGCAAGCCATCGACAAGCTCGCGCAGGTGGCCGATCTCTATCCCGAGGGGGACATGCGCGGCGAGGCGCTCTTTCGCGCCGCGCTGCTCGCGCAGAAGAACGGAGACACGGCCCGCGCCAGCACGCTGCTCACGCGCATCGACGCGCTCTTTCCCGACGATCGCCACTGGGCCTCGGCGGGGCGCGCCACCTTCTTTCGGGCGCGGCTCGCCGAGCGCGCAGGCGACACGAAGGGCGCGCACACGCTCGACGGGGACGTCATCGCTCGAGCGCCGCTGTCGTTCTACATGGCCCGCTCCTACGCGCGTTTGGCCGAGGCCGACCCGGCGGCCGCCAAGGCCTCCCTCGATGCGCTCGTCGCGCGTGACGCGAGGTCCGAGGTCCCGGCTCCGTCCCCCGAGGTGCTCGGCTCGGCGCCGTGGAAGCGCGCGCAAGCGCTGCTCGAGGCGCAAGACGTGGACGGCGCCAAGCGCGAGCTCGTGCTGGCGGGTGCGCTGGCCGAAGGGGCCTCCTCGGAGCTCGTGTGGGCGTCCGGGGCGCTCTTCGTCGGCGCGCGTGCTTGGGACGTCGGTCATTCGTTCTCGCGCGGCCGCGTCAAAGACCACCTCGCCCGTCTCCCCGAAGGAGGTTTTCGCACCCTGTGGGAGACCGCCTACCCTCGCGCCTTCGACGACGAAGTGGCTCGCGCCACGGCCGCGCACGGGGTCATGCCCGCGCTCGTGTTCGGGATCATGCGCGAAGAGTCGAGCTTCATGCCCGAGGTCCGTAGCCCGGCGAACGCGTACGGCCTCATGCAGCTCATCCCTCCGACGGCGAAGTGGGTCTCCGACGGTGTGGCCGTCTCCGAGGCCGATCTGAAGAAGCCCGAGGTCTCGGTCGACCTCGGGACGAAGCTCCTCGGAAAGCTCTTGGGGACCCACAAACACCCTGCGCTGGCCATCGCCGCCTACAACGCGGGCTCGGGTGCCGTGCATCGTTGGGTCGCGGCCAACGGCGCCGACGAGCTCGAGCCGTTCGTCGAAGGCATTCCGTACGAAGAGACACGAAACTACGTGAAGCGGGTGCTCGCGAGCACGGTGACGTACGCGTACCTCTACGATCGCGCCCACCTCGACGAGCTGCTCCGGCTCCCGTCGAAGGTCACCCGGTGA
- the carB gene encoding carbamoyl-phosphate synthase large subunit has translation MPRRDDLKKILLIGAGPIVIGQACEFDYSGTQGAKALAREGYEVVLVNSNPATIMTDPEMAVRTYVEPLDVTTLTAILERERPQAILPTLGGQTALNLALALAANGTLDRLGVELLGAKPEVIEKAEDRKLFKDAMTKIGLTCPEAAVAHSVEEARAIVERVGYPVILRPSFTMGGTGGGIAFTPDELDDKVAWAISQSPTREVLVEESVLGWKEYELEVMRDSADNFIVVCSIENLDPMGVHTGDSITCAPAMTLTDREYQRLRDAAKAIMTEIGVETGGANVQFSVDPRSDKFHVIEMNPRVSRSSALASKATGYPIAKIAAKLAVGYTLPELVNEITGTSAAFEPVIDYVVVKWPRFAFEKFPGADDTLGTQMKSVGEAMSIGRTFAEALQKAARSLETGREGIDTLVGKVDHAAIVAPKKPRDLVMEAALPEGPHKIPERSTDELLAALRDIVRVPRADRFFHVADAMRLGMSEEEVYARTGIDPWFLAQLRMILDEEKSLTAGDVSPEAIRRAKRMGFSDKKIAELTSGCEDDVRAFREKHGILPTFLRVDTCAAELEADTPYLYSTYESRSDTAKSTGKPKVMVLGGGPNRIGQGIEFDYCCVHATMALREAGFETIMVNCNPETVSTDWDSSDRLYFEPLTLEHVLAIWNEEKPIGAIVQFGGQTPLKLAKALEARGVTILGTSADAIDRAEERGRFDALLEKLALKRPRSAIARGAEDALAKAEELGYPVLVRPSYVLGGRAMAMAHSREDLERFVHLALEAASETDAKTILVDELLENAIEVDVDCVSDGKRAVIGGVMQHIEEAGVHSGDSASVLPPHSLGPEIELSIEEQTRMLALELGVVGLMNVQFAVKGSDIYVLEVNPRASRTVPFVSKATGRPLAKVAAKVMAGKSLDDLGIYDLPTPRHVAVKESVFPFAKFPGVDTILGPEMRSTGEVMGISATFARAFGKSMLACGVALPKASAQTRVFVSVKDADKPLACVLARRLRALGYEIVATRGTAAALERARVPVEHVRKVQEGSPHVVDAIREGRVSMVVNTTVGADAVRDSYSLRRQALLTNVPYFTTMAAAIAVCDAMEASRVGASTEVRSLQEWAAD, from the coding sequence ATGCCGCGCCGCGACGACCTCAAGAAGATCCTCCTCATCGGTGCTGGGCCCATCGTCATCGGGCAGGCCTGCGAGTTCGACTATTCGGGCACCCAGGGGGCCAAAGCCCTGGCTCGCGAGGGGTACGAGGTCGTCCTCGTCAACTCGAACCCGGCCACCATCATGACCGACCCGGAGATGGCCGTGCGCACCTACGTCGAGCCGCTCGACGTGACGACGCTCACGGCCATCCTCGAGCGCGAGCGGCCCCAGGCCATCTTGCCCACGCTCGGCGGCCAGACCGCGCTGAACCTCGCCCTCGCCCTCGCCGCGAACGGCACGCTCGACCGCCTCGGCGTGGAGCTTCTCGGGGCGAAGCCCGAGGTCATCGAGAAGGCCGAGGACCGCAAGCTCTTCAAAGACGCGATGACCAAGATCGGTCTCACGTGCCCCGAGGCGGCCGTCGCGCACTCGGTCGAAGAGGCGCGGGCCATCGTCGAGCGCGTCGGATACCCCGTGATTCTGCGGCCGTCGTTCACGATGGGCGGCACGGGAGGAGGTATCGCCTTCACGCCCGACGAGCTCGACGACAAGGTCGCGTGGGCTATTTCGCAGTCGCCCACGCGCGAGGTGCTCGTCGAAGAGAGCGTGCTCGGTTGGAAAGAGTACGAGCTCGAGGTCATGCGCGACTCGGCCGACAACTTCATCGTCGTGTGCTCGATCGAGAACCTCGACCCGATGGGCGTGCACACGGGCGACTCGATCACGTGCGCCCCGGCCATGACGTTGACCGATCGCGAGTACCAGCGCCTCCGCGACGCGGCGAAGGCCATCATGACCGAGATCGGCGTCGAGACGGGCGGCGCGAACGTACAGTTCTCGGTCGATCCGAGGTCCGACAAGTTCCACGTCATCGAGATGAACCCGCGCGTCTCGCGCTCCTCGGCGCTCGCCTCCAAGGCCACGGGCTACCCGATCGCGAAGATCGCCGCGAAGCTCGCGGTCGGGTACACGCTGCCCGAGCTCGTGAACGAGATCACCGGGACGAGCGCCGCCTTCGAGCCCGTCATCGACTACGTGGTCGTCAAGTGGCCGCGCTTCGCGTTCGAGAAATTCCCGGGTGCCGACGACACCCTCGGCACGCAGATGAAGAGCGTCGGTGAGGCCATGAGCATCGGCCGCACCTTCGCCGAGGCCCTCCAGAAGGCCGCACGTTCGCTCGAGACCGGCCGCGAGGGCATCGACACGCTCGTCGGCAAGGTGGACCACGCCGCGATCGTCGCGCCGAAGAAGCCTCGGGATCTCGTGATGGAAGCAGCGCTCCCCGAGGGGCCTCACAAGATCCCCGAGCGCTCGACGGACGAGCTCCTCGCGGCTCTACGCGACATCGTTCGAGTGCCGCGAGCCGACCGCTTCTTCCACGTCGCCGACGCCATGCGCCTCGGCATGAGCGAAGAGGAGGTCTACGCGCGGACGGGCATCGATCCGTGGTTTTTGGCTCAGCTCCGAATGATCCTCGACGAAGAGAAGAGCCTCACCGCCGGAGACGTCTCCCCCGAGGCCATTCGCCGGGCGAAGCGCATGGGCTTCTCGGACAAGAAGATCGCCGAGCTTACGTCCGGCTGCGAGGACGACGTCCGCGCCTTCCGTGAGAAGCACGGCATCTTGCCCACGTTCTTGCGCGTCGATACGTGCGCCGCCGAGCTCGAGGCGGACACGCCGTACCTCTACTCGACGTACGAGTCTCGGAGCGACACGGCGAAGTCGACCGGCAAGCCCAAGGTCATGGTGCTCGGTGGAGGCCCGAACCGCATCGGGCAGGGCATCGAGTTCGACTACTGCTGCGTGCACGCGACGATGGCCCTCCGCGAGGCGGGGTTCGAGACCATCATGGTGAACTGCAACCCCGAGACGGTCTCGACCGACTGGGACTCGTCTGACAGGCTCTACTTCGAGCCGCTCACCCTCGAGCACGTGCTCGCCATCTGGAACGAAGAGAAGCCCATCGGCGCGATCGTCCAGTTCGGCGGCCAGACGCCCCTCAAGCTCGCGAAGGCCCTCGAGGCCCGTGGCGTCACGATCCTCGGCACCTCGGCCGACGCCATCGATCGCGCCGAGGAGCGCGGCCGGTTCGACGCCCTGCTCGAGAAGCTCGCTTTGAAGCGGCCGCGGAGCGCCATCGCCCGCGGCGCCGAAGACGCGCTCGCGAAGGCCGAGGAGCTCGGCTACCCCGTGCTCGTCCGCCCGAGCTACGTGCTCGGAGGACGCGCGATGGCCATGGCCCACTCGAGGGAGGACCTCGAGCGCTTCGTCCACCTCGCCCTCGAGGCCGCGAGCGAGACCGACGCGAAGACCATCTTGGTCGACGAGCTCCTGGAGAACGCGATCGAGGTCGACGTCGACTGCGTGTCCGACGGCAAGCGGGCGGTCATCGGTGGGGTGATGCAGCACATCGAAGAGGCCGGCGTGCACTCGGGCGACTCGGCCAGCGTGCTGCCGCCGCACTCGCTCGGGCCGGAGATCGAGCTCTCCATCGAGGAGCAGACCCGCATGCTCGCGCTCGAGCTCGGCGTCGTCGGGCTCATGAACGTGCAGTTCGCGGTGAAGGGCAGCGACATCTACGTGCTCGAGGTGAACCCTCGCGCGAGCCGCACCGTCCCGTTCGTGTCGAAGGCCACGGGCCGGCCGCTCGCCAAGGTCGCCGCGAAGGTCATGGCCGGGAAATCCCTCGATGATCTGGGTATTTACGACCTCCCCACGCCCCGCCACGTCGCCGTCAAAGAGAGCGTCTTCCCGTTCGCCAAGTTCCCGGGCGTCGACACGATCCTCGGACCGGAGATGCGCTCGACGGGCGAGGTCATGGGCATCTCGGCCACGTTCGCGCGGGCGTTCGGCAAGAGCATGCTCGCGTGCGGAGTCGCGCTGCCCAAGGCTTCGGCACAGACCCGCGTGTTCGTGAGCGTGAAAGACGCCGACAAGCCGCTCGCGTGCGTCCTCGCCCGCAGGCTCCGCGCCCTCGGCTACGAGATCGTGGCGACCCGCGGGACGGCCGCAGCCCTCGAACGCGCGCGTGTGCCCGTCGAGCACGTGCGGAAGGTCCAAGAGGGCTCTCCGCACGTCGTCGATGCCATCCGCGAGGGCCGAGTCTCGATGGTGGTCAACACCACGGTCGGGGCCGATGCCGTCCGCGACAGCTACTCGCTCCGCAGGCAAGCCCTCCTCACGAACGTGCCCTACTTCACCACGATGGCCGCGGCGATCGCCGTGTGCGACGCGATGGAGGCCTCGCGCGTGGGCGCGTCGACCGAGGTGCGTTCGCTGCAGGAGTGGGCCGCCGACTGA